The genomic region CATTGTCTATTGATGGAATTCTTTGATCGTCATTGTTATGTTCAAaaatttattaccttttttttctctaacttttCGACCTTCATATTTCTCATCAAAAGACATATGAAATATTCTACAGAGTTATTGCTGTTGCTGTCAAAGGTGATTGTGCGACCAGTTAGAGAACAGAAGAACTTTAGCAAGTCTCGGTGGAAAAGTGAGGATTGTATCTGTGGGATATTTCGCCTAGGTATATCGGtgcgaggaagaggagggagggggcagcGCTGTGAGCATTACCGCTTCTCTTACGTAATCTGGCGACGGAGGGGATGACGTGTTCGGGGGAGGTGAGTGAGAACTTGCTTGAGCCGCCGGGAGAGAGAGGGCCGGGTCGCACCTTGGCCCAGTGCCCACCCTCTGTGACATTTTCCTCCGCTTTACGCAATACTCTCTGCCTAGACAAACTTTGACGCATGAATGCGTTTATATCTCCGCTCGTGACAAAACATTATTCTACTTcataaaagctattttttttttgatgtaggaaaaaaaaagacaggagaatgacttttggattttttttctctcggctTTTGGCACTCGATCTTGGCAGCGATGGTCTTACGTGGCCCTGTGGCACTGGTGGAAGGAGACTCGTGTCACGTAACGGAGGGATTTATACAGGGAGAACAGTACAGTGTTAGTACCTGTAAGATGCGCGGTGCCCGTCCAAAAAGACGGTGGATTCGACAGACAATCGAGGACAAGTCGGAGGTGGTGGCGGCATGCCCATGGACGATTATAAATGGGTAGGTGGCACCctgcgtggcgtggcgtggcacTGACGTGGGGTGCCCGCATTTACACCCCCCTGTCGTCGGCACACAAACGTTACTCACCAGGAGGCGAAGGTATTACCACCACTCCTCGCTGTCGCCGCCACTGCTGGCGCTCCGGGTACTATTCAGTCTCCGTTCTCCCTTGTGTGTGATCCTCTGGTTCACGAGGTGTGTTGTTGaccttagagagaaaaaaaaagagagagagaggagacggtcTTGACAGTGGTGTTCCTTTGAGGCGACGACGCGCGTCCTTTTGACGGGAAGATACACGACTTACCTACGTTCGACGGTAAAGTGGAGACCGGGATGTCTGCGTAACAAAGGGACAGAAGCAGACGACGTTGTGCTCGGCAGGAATTCGTCCCTCTCGTGTCTCTCTCCGGTTCGCCGCGGTTGACGCCCTCCTCGATCCCCCCAAGCTTCTCGGGAGACCCTGTCCCGTCGACGGAGATGCGGCCGTGGGCGTTCCTGTGCCTGTTCCTGACGGCGACGACGACGGCGGCCGACACCGTCGTCCTGTTCTGGACCCTGTACGACGCTGTCATCTCCGGAGGGCGGATCCTGCACGACGTGGTCGAAGGGGTTGGCACGGTCTCCAAGGCCATCAGGGCTATCGACAGCTTTTTGGACTCCTCCGCCGAGGCTCAGGTACTGTaaatttgtgtgtgagtgtgtgtgtgtgtgtgtgtgtgtgtgtgtgtgtgtgtgtgtgtgtgtgtgtgtgtgtgtaggggattaTATCAACGACTGGGTTGTTGTAGTggttgaagtagtagtagtagtagtagtatcggtAGACGTACTTGTAGCGTAGTGGCATTTAGTAGTAGCTGGAGCAGTAGCagtgtagtagtagaagtagttgtagtgatAGCAGGAGTAGTGGTACTAATGGTAGTACTGCTGCCACTGATCTTTGAGGAGGGTTGTGCTGCAACTCTCCTCTCGTGTTGTAGAGATCATGATGGACGGATCGAGGGTCCTCTTCTCTTTCTAACTTTTGTGACTGCCAACACCGCTTCTGCTTTGGTTTATGTTGGTCTACTTCTCCTActgttatactactactactactactactactactactattactactactactactactactactactactactactactactactactactactactactactactaccaccaccaccaccaccaccaccaccaccaccaccaccaccactactactactactactactactactactactactactactactactatactactacaatactactgctactacattATTGTTGCTAGTTTTACCGTCACTTCTAcgactgctgctactactaatgtgtgtgtgtgtgtgtgtgtgtgtgtgtgtgtgtgtgtgtgtgtacggttccGCATATGTTAGACTGTCAGTAAAATTAGATCACTAATACTTTATCGTTTCATATGAATTTTGATGACTGCCTTAACCATGGACATATTTTGATTGTAGTTGCTTTATCGCCTGCCACCAAGTGTTGATAGTGACGCATTTTCTAACGCCCTACGTCCATCCTCACAGGTGACGGAGGCATTGGCAAAGGGGGAAACGGCGGAGGAAGCAGGGAAGGACCCCACAGCACCCCAGGAGGTAAGATGAATTTCCGTCGCCTCGCGCATCTGCGCCCTTTGTCCGCATTAGTATAAGCAAGTGTAGGATGACTAACATGTGCTACTGGCTTCCGAACACCTGTATTGTTAGTATAGAGTCATACAGTCCACTGAAGTGCACCGTAGTAATAAGGTTGTCAAGTCCACTGTATGGTGTCATAGTAATAAGATTATCAACTTTACTTGAGACTCTTTAGAAACGATTTGATAAGATCGTATCTTCTCTTCAGGGAAGGAAGgtattattcttcttttttttcttagaatttcTCACTTGTGATTTCACAAGCAGTGGCAACACCACCTCCTCGACAGACAATTGGTCTAATGTGTCTACTCTAACGGGAAAACACTGGATGATAGTGAGGTTTTGGACTAAGTTATTCACTATAAAGACAAAGATATAAGGTGATGGTGACTCTCTGGACTAACGTATTCACTGATAGTGACGTTGTGGAAGTAGGATGGTGGTGTTTATGCTAGGAGGGCAGTAGCATTGTGGAGATTATGACTAGGTAGcggtgtgatggtggagggaaagtGGCGTAGCggggatggtgggtgggaggttggaTGGAGAGGTACAGTGGTGATCATCATGGTTGGAagtagggtggtgggtgtgatgaggTGGTAAGAATGTGATGgctatggttgtggtgatgaggaaggaagaagatggtgctggtggctatggtggtgacttagggagtgatggtgatggtagtcctCACGGTGGAACGGGTAAGATGAGATGTGGGGGATCCCTTCCCTTGCTGTCGACGCTCCCTCTGCCCTCACAAATACCAGTCCATCCCTCACACTGGTATGTTATGATCTTTCCACACTGCCACGTCTTAGCTCACACAGCTTGCAGTCTCTGGCCTTTTTTTTGAGCTCTTTGATTCAGTGACACGGGTTGCCCCCTGACCTTTCGTAACCATGGAAACAAATCAGTCGTCTAGTAAAACACACACAGGGGCCCTCGGGGTAATGTTATATACCTGGAGCTAGAGTAAATATCCATGATTAAATCTCGCTCTCTTCCCCCAAGTCTGTGGAAAATATAATGCCATTTACTTTGACGATTTTTGCCATTAGTTTGTCATTCAAAGTTATGAATTGAATGCAACATTCAGGAAGGCGCCTGGGAGAGCCAGTGTGGAGTGAAAGTTTACGCTCGATCTAAGAGGTTACAAGGGTGGGTTTCCCTGGACGGACGAGGCGATCAATACACCTTGGATCACGTAAGCTGTCCTGGAGTTGGCTTTTGGACGGCGACGAATACGTCActcaggacgatggatgtgcctGTCTCTTGGACGATAGTTTTCTACCTCCAGTGATATACAGACTTGGGTGAAATGGGAAGAAGCAAGGGCCAGTTGTAAATAGGTCGTGATAAATATGAAGATATtagtagtttttttctttttttaacctgaCCCGTAAGGATCGGGTGACAGTAGCTTTATCGAGTGTATAGGGAAGGTGAGTCTGATGATTTCTTTTTCCGTAGTGAACATGTTGGTGGTTGATAACGTGGAGGTAGACACACTTCACTCGCTCGCGAGTGTCGACGTCTTTGAATATGATCTGATTCTCTCCAATTATTCGTCTGTGTAATATTTAGTAATCTTGATACCTAACCCATCTAATGCTTTTATTACCTTAGCTTTAGTTATAGTGGTAGGTTAATACACGATCTTTTCAGTGATTATACCTGATCTTACAGGGTTAGATTTACGTGTGGGTACTTGAATATATGACCTTCTGGCTGACACTTTGCCTATAGCGACTACCTTTCCTCTCCTTCATAGGTGGACTCGCTATTGGACACCACAGCCCCCAGCTTCAATGGCTGTGGCGCCCTGGGCCTCCACATCCGCGATGAATCCTTGCCCGTCTCGCGGCTGACGGACTGCTGCGGGACCCACGACACCTGCTACAGCGCCTCCTGCGGCTCCAATAAGCGGGACTGCGACAACAAGCTGCGGACGTGCCTCTTCTCCGTCTGCGACGACCGGACGATGGAGCGAGGGGTACAGCAGACGTGTCGAGGTGCTGCCAAGCTCCTCTTCTCCGGCACTATGGCCCTCTCCTCCCAGCAGTATAGCAAGTCCCAAGAGAAGCTCTCTTGCAGGTATCGTTACCTCCTGATGATAGAAGGTTACAGTTACCCCTCGCGCGGTGTgagtggcctcctcctcctcctcctcctcctcctcctcctcctcctcctcctcctcctcctcctcctcctcctccaccctcttccttcccctccaggCAACTATTCATCACAGGCTCTGCAGTCATCATTAACTAGAGCGTTTTCATGATTATGTTAATTTTTTCTCCCTCGACAGCTGAGGTGGGCGGGTACTcatatctttatctcttttttttttctatatctatttTTCCGTACGATGTCTAGCAAAATTTGTCGTGCACAGAATGCCAAGCTTATCATGGACCTTTATCTTGACGCAATTTCATCAGATTATCTTTAGTGCTGGCTCGTTAAACGCGCACAATCGTGtctcagaaacagatgaagatgagTGAGACTGACCAGCGTAAGCGGCGTAATGAGTTCCTGACGACATTCCTCAGTCAATCTCACGTATATGTCTGTCTCTCGGAAAGATTACTCCAACTTGTCCTACTGCAGAGGCCATTGTTTTCTTCCTTgtctaatgagagagagaatcacttccCTTTCTTGTTTCAACAATGAGTCCAATCCCAAGTGAGTCCGTTCCCACTCCTTGTCATTATCTAGAACCCATTACTGTGTGATCCTGAGGTCACAAAGCCTGATGAAAAATAAGATGATTATCCAGGAATAACCCGAGCTGAGCTCATCCTCTTGCACTAAACAAGTACGTATGTATTGCTGGCGTGGATGAGCACCTTGCATCAGTTCTCTTTAGTATACGAGACGCTTATAATCATTTTCCCTGCGCATGTGTTCTCGCCTTGCATCACTCGCCTGGTAATCTCTCGTTCAACATCAACATATTCGTATCACCTTGAGTTTTCAATGCAAGCGACGTTTGTGAAGTGGTTTTTGTATTCCATACGTTTTCTAATGAAAGTGTCCGATGATAGAGATGTAAACCACTTGATATTATTCAAGCTCGCGTAAAACAGTGTCATTCATTCGTACACGTATACATgcgtctagacacacacacacacacacacacacacaacacacacacacacacacacacacacacacacacacacacacacaatttgctGCTGGTATGCTAAACTAAGGGCAGGCAGGTGAGGGCGTGATGATCTACTGCATGTGTGCCACAGAGGACCTCGGATCAGCCGGCTGCAAAGGGTAGTAGGAAGGGGGCAACTCATTAGCTTATCTCCGATCGATACTGTCCCGatatcgctgctgctgctgccagagctgctgctgctgttactgctcccgATGCTGCTCCTGTTGCCACTGCTACGATTGCAGCTGTAGTCTGCCTATCGTTTCTATGATAGAACAGGAGAGCAGAACACCTTTGAGCTTAGAAAGTCACTTTTACCTTCTCCGTTCGAGAGCAGAAGACCCTTGCTTTATAAACATTTATGTACACCATATAGAAGGGCCCTTGGCTCTGTCAACCTCAAGATACACAGATGACACATTCTGGGGAAAAGTATCTGAACCTGTCTAGTGTATTAAGAAAGATGTGAATGTTAAGTGTCTTCTAATGCAATATAtacgtgtgtctgtatatgtaatgAGAATATATGGAATACATGTTCAAGAACTTCTctgtatatgatgataatatttagAATACATTGTTAAGAATTGCTGGTCATTTGCATTGTtctagtttatctttttttttctttcccaggaaACCACAAAAGggttggaaaagagtgtgaagaCCAACTTTGGTACCGGAATGCCACAAGTAGAACTATCGTCAACACGTGAAAATGGAATCATCTTCATAACCCAACGACCAATAACGCGAGCACATCCTTCCGGGGGTTCGAGGTGGAGGGGATCGTGGTCTTATGTTGGTGACACACATCTCTCATGGCGGACACAGTACGCCAGCCTTCATGACTCAACCACGTCTCTCTCCACATGCGGCCATCATTCTGACTTGTTACGATGGCCAACTTTAATTTCCTTTGATGCCCGCGGCTTAGCCAAGACCTGAGGCGTATTATGTACACATCTGAGATAATCTAGATTCGTGCGCGATTGTTTAGAAAGCTTAACtctgtctcactcactcactctcactcagcttTTAAAGACGGCACATCAGTGTTCTGCAGCTGAGGTGTTCTCACACTGAGGTGGTCTCGGGCAGGTTTTGGGGTGATTGCTCATGAGTCTCATAATATTCAGAAAACTTAGCTCGTCTGTATTCTTCATTATTCGTGAGTCCGTATTTCTCTTTGCTCATTCGACACCAGCTAGGATGGTGTGCACCAAacaccgttttgataactgtttctttccctacgcctcgaagccttggaactctccaccccttctctcaagtctttcccagtaactatgacctgacgcATTTTAATAGACAGgaggtttttcacctcctgcagaaTTTGTAAggtactttccctcgtctcttctttttccccttcctaaacatctctatatttcagttaaggcccggccttgatgtgggactTAAGTCCGTGACCCGAACCTGTAAcgttaaagaaaacaaaaagatcTCATACAATGTGAGTTTGGCTAGTCGTTtgtgcctcccacacaccactttGCATTCACATGACTTTCTGTTTTCCTACCTCAGCGTCTGGTGAGACGTGATATTCCCAGCACCAGGAGATTGCCCGACGATTATCCCTTTGTAGAATCACCTGAGAGGTTTTTAAAGACGACTGGATGCCTTCCAGATAAGGATTGTCCTCAGGAGAGAACGTCGTGTGGGTGTAAAGCCACACTAGACATAGTCACTGACCTGCTCTGAGGGCGTCTTCCAACTTAGAAGTCCCGGTCCTCCTCACTAGCCAGCACCACACGGCTATCGTAGAGGTGCCGTGATCCTGTTGCAGTTTTCAAGTCTCATAAGTTTTCTCTTTTGTGATCCATCTTCAAGTGATCGAGAAGAATGTATTgtactttcccctccccttccccctgatAACCTCTCTCAAAATCATCGTAATATgtatctttccccccccccccatttttctaCCACTTGATAAAGTTAATGACTGCTAAGGTGGCCTAACTGCCTTCCCTTGTGTGCAGAGTTTCGTATCACCATTTAAAAGTATTTTGAGGATACATGATTTTTGGAGACACGTATGTCGAGGAATTATACTTTGGAGGACTTTTATTGGTTTCCATCGTTCGCTGTTTGTTATTCTCGAGTTCTGTTCTCTTGCATGGTAAGGGAAACCATCAAATTGGTAGTTTATTTAAGTAATTGATTTTCAAGGGCCTGCGAATGAAGGAGGCAACATATTAAGTCATTCTCTATCAAATGACCGTCCACAGCTCTAAAACACTTATTTGACGTACTGCATAAGAACAAACCCTGTACCTAGGTGAACATGCTTCCACGGTAGGATAGGACAGTATGGTGTAGATGTTTTATATAAGTTGTTAATGCGACCATtttcttaaaataaaaaaaagataagagaagatTCTAGTGGATTTAATCAACCcttatcaattttcttttttccatgttTTGAGGACTAATGGATCTTAGTGGTTGATATGAACGGAAGAGACTGCATTTACTGGCACTTCAGAAGATATAGACTCAGTAGCTTCGACACTTTCCACCTGAGGTTTTGCTTCATAGTACAGTTATGTATCCAACTGGCGTAGCAAGTGAGTAGGtacgtgtgtaattacctatttgtactatacgggagaggaagttctacactcgtgtgtgcgTTAAtgatgtcttcagtcattctgttccattcatccaccactcttatgcaaCGGAAATACTTCCTTACTTATTCTGTTTAACAAGTTCCTTCCTTCATGTTTACGTTTACCTGTTGTACCATCCGCCCATCagtcgaagaactgttcactggtgGTCACCCTTCACGCTTGTCTCTTCCAAGGTCGGCAGATCTAAAATTTCTAACCCTTACCCTGTAACTCAGTAAtcttaattcttgtaccatctttgttgctctcctgtaGACCTTCTCTAGCAGTTCTTTGTACTTCCTTAGGGGcgatgatcaaacttgagaagcctGTTTTGATTTTGGCCTTTTAAATGTGATGTGAACAGCATCCTGAACAATGTTTGCTGGCCAACAGATGGTCTCATTTATCATTCTCATCCTGTGGGACTCCGGCAGTAGGCTGAGGGCAAGGTCGATTTCcagttccttcacacacacacacacacacacacacacacacacacacacacacacacacacacacagcttgtttcctgctagatTGATAATCATATCGATCCCTACCTTCACACTGACCCATTGTTAACACCTACTTTCACAGTGACCCATCCTTACTGCCTTACGTTTACCCGGGGTCGAACTTCATCCTTACAGCATTTTTTCTCCGGCCTTCGGAAACACGATAGTGATTAGACCGTAGTGCACATGACGTGGTGAAGGTGGTTTGGGTGGGAAAATATCAACCGTGATTGGACTCTGTATCCTTGAATACGTTGAGGCGCTGGAGTTACagaggaaaattaaaaactggaaaatgaaaatgtaagaaattctgatagaaaagagaaatgaataataaaaaagaaaaaaaaggttcgtACGTTCAGTTAATTTGCTAGTCATCATCGGCGTTGAGAGGAATGTATGGTTTGTCGTGACCAGtttcggcagagagagagagagagagagagagagagagagagagagagagagagagagagagagagagagaggatgccctCGACGCATGCGCAAGGTCTTCGTTGTCGTCGTGTCACCGTGGTAACCACCTGCCAGGTAACGCTGGTGGCTGCTGCCTCAGAgccgccacctcctcctactccattaccgtccacgccacacacacgcatcctcaccccacactgatagacacacgcacagacacgaCCGCACTCACGaacactccctcctcactcactctgccGTTCACCGCGCTCGCCCTCACCGCACCACACACTCATCACAGacaaaccccccctctctctccatctgggGGAGTCCGTTGCGTATTTTGAAAGTCAGTGAAGGAGGCGTATTTATATCTTTGCGCGAGAGCTTCGTGAAGGGAACCACCACCTGTTACCTCGCGGCTCAGCGGGTGAGTCACGGTTACCAAGGtaaccctttgtgtgtgtgtgtgtgtgtgtgtgtgtgtgtgttgtgttgtgtgtgtgtgtgtgtgtgtgtgtgtgtgtgtgtgtgtgtgtgtgtgtgtgttgtgctgtgtatgtgtgtatgttgtgtatgtgtctgtgtgtgttgtgatgtgtgtgtatgtctgtgtgtgttgtttatgtgtgtgtctgtgtgtgttgttgtgtgtgtgtgtgtctgtgtgtgtgtgtgtgtctgtgtgtgttgtgtgtgtgtgtctgtgtgtgttgtgtgtgtgtgtgtgtgtgtgtgtgtgtgtgtgtgtgtgtgtgttgtgtgtgtgtgtgtgtgtgtgtgtgtgtgtgtgtgttgttgttgtgtctgtgtgtggtgtgtgtgtgtgtgtgggggggggggggttggtctggGGGTGTTAGGATGAGTATCTGTAATCGTCCCCCCTTGTCCCCCTAGTCTATCTTCGTGCCGACCAGTAGCTGATATTATCAACACTAGTATCATCATCAGGtatagtatctat from Panulirus ornatus isolate Po-2019 chromosome 15, ASM3632096v1, whole genome shotgun sequence harbors:
- the LOC139753796 gene encoding uncharacterized protein, which translates into the protein MRPWAFLCLFLTATTTAADTVVLFWTLYDAVISGGRILHDVVEGVGTVSKAIRAIDSFLDSSAEAQVTEALAKGETAEEAGKDPTAPQEVDSLLDTTAPSFNGCGALGLHIRDESLPVSRLTDCCGTHDTCYSASCGSNKRDCDNKLRTCLFSVCDDRTMERGVQQTCRGAAKLLFSGTMALSSQQYSKSQEKLSCRKPQKGWKRV